From Veillonella dispar, one genomic window encodes:
- a CDS encoding FAD-containing oxidoreductase, with protein MNTKQYDLIVLGFGKAGKTLAAKFGSMGKSVAMIEENPLMYGGTCINIACIPTKTMIIAASKGLSYEQVLNQREVVTSRLRNKNFGMLDTNEHVDVYTGHGEFISNKEIAVTAGEDKIVLCGETIIINTGAVAIKPNIDGIDTATGFYNSTEIQQLSSQPSTLGVIGAGPIGLEFASLYAKLGTKVTVFNIESGILKREEPIVQELANEYLTEQGITILNDVTLNSVSNDGNKPVITADGQNYTFDAVLYATGRRPNTTNIGLENTDITTNERGAIVVNDTCESSVPGVYAVGDVNGGPQFTYISLDDFRIVFGALTGNGHYTLKDRKNIPYTTFLTPPLARVGLTEEDAINKGYTVKTKEMLVATMPRAHVNDNLKGAFKIVVDAESNLILGATLYSQSAEELINMIKVAMDNNIPYTYFKNQIFTHPTMAENLNDLCNF; from the coding sequence ATGAATACCAAACAATATGACCTTATCGTCCTAGGTTTCGGCAAAGCCGGTAAAACATTAGCAGCTAAATTTGGCTCTATGGGCAAATCTGTAGCTATGATTGAAGAAAACCCACTTATGTATGGTGGCACATGTATTAATATTGCATGTATCCCAACTAAAACGATGATTATAGCCGCATCAAAAGGCTTATCTTACGAGCAAGTATTAAACCAACGCGAGGTAGTTACATCTCGTTTACGCAATAAAAACTTCGGTATGTTAGACACAAATGAACATGTCGATGTATATACTGGACATGGTGAATTCATTAGTAATAAAGAAATCGCCGTTACCGCTGGGGAAGATAAAATCGTCTTATGTGGTGAAACAATTATTATTAACACTGGTGCTGTAGCGATTAAGCCTAATATTGATGGCATCGACACCGCAACAGGCTTCTATAATAGCACAGAAATTCAACAATTATCCTCTCAACCAAGTACACTAGGCGTCATTGGTGCTGGCCCTATCGGCCTTGAATTCGCTAGCCTATACGCTAAACTAGGTACAAAGGTAACAGTATTTAATATTGAATCTGGCATCTTAAAACGGGAGGAACCGATTGTACAAGAATTAGCTAATGAATACTTGACTGAGCAAGGCATCACTATTCTTAATGATGTAACATTAAACTCTGTATCTAATGATGGCAACAAACCTGTTATCACTGCAGATGGTCAAAACTATACCTTTGATGCTGTTCTCTATGCTACAGGTCGCAGACCGAATACTACAAATATTGGTTTAGAAAACACGGATATTACTACTAATGAACGCGGTGCAATCGTAGTAAATGATACTTGTGAAAGCTCCGTTCCAGGTGTATATGCTGTAGGCGATGTAAACGGTGGTCCGCAATTTACCTACATTTCTCTCGATGACTTCCGCATCGTATTTGGTGCACTTACAGGTAATGGTCACTATACATTAAAAGATCGCAAAAACATTCCTTACACCACCTTCTTAACACCTCCACTCGCTCGTGTTGGTCTTACAGAAGAGGATGCTATTAATAAAGGTTACACTGTTAAAACGAAGGAAATGCTTGTAGCCACTATGCCAAGGGCTCATGTAAATGACAACCTTAAAGGGGCTTTCAAAATTGTGGTAGATGCGGAAAGCAATTTAATCCTCGGTGCTACACTCTATTCCCAAAGTGCCGAAGAATTGATTAACATGATTAAAGTAGCTATGGATAACAACATTCCGTATACATATTTCAAGAACCAAATCTTCACACATCCTACAATGGCAGAAAATTTAAATGATCTCTGTAATTTCTAG
- a CDS encoding heavy metal translocating P-type ATPase, translating into MSKKKQEFDITGMHCAACVKRVENVVSKIDGVESVKVNLLTRKGSVEYKDGSNVESQQVIDAITNIGFGATEADETKQEIEKVNLKPHITRLIIAACMAVPMMINMTLHRFGIQALPVWVEFILATIAQFGPGLMFYKSAWSAVKNGALTMDVLVVMGTTVAYLFSIYNWQFHPELGPHGIYFETSAWLITFILVGKLLEEIAKGRTSEALQKLIALQPATAHVLRDGEFVDIPTSKVVAGDILQVRAGEKIPVDGTITEGYSTVDEAMLTGESLPVEKQVGSDVIGATINLSGAFTMEAKRIGSDTMLSQIIKVVEEAQTSKASIQRIADIVAQYFVPTVIGLSVLTGLVWYFIMGDSINVALINATAVLVIACPCALGLATPTSIMVGSGLGAEHGVLIKSAEYLEKAGKLDAIVMDKTGTLTQGVLDVTAFKNYNGDESRNMSLMMALESGTSHPIAKAMVYYGEDHGYKGKAVELESFGDVPGKGLQGAYQGLSVQLGHSRWMSELGYDLTTVQDDILHYEEQGASVSVLAVDGVISALWAVEDELRPETIDVVKELHAQGIDVWMLTGDNRRTAQYIAKQAGITHVIAEVLPQDKASKVKELQDKGLVVGMVGDGINDAPALVTADIGFAIGSGTDIAVEAADIVLVRNDLHTLVQAVRLSRKTMTNIKQNLFWALIFNCIGIPLAAIGALNPMIAGTAMAFSSVTVVGNSLRLKRAKI; encoded by the coding sequence ATGAGTAAGAAGAAGCAAGAGTTTGATATAACAGGTATGCATTGTGCTGCTTGTGTAAAGCGCGTTGAAAACGTCGTTTCGAAGATTGATGGTGTAGAATCTGTAAAGGTTAATCTACTCACTCGTAAAGGCAGCGTTGAATACAAAGACGGTTCTAATGTAGAATCACAACAAGTTATTGATGCCATTACAAATATTGGTTTCGGTGCTACAGAGGCAGATGAAACGAAGCAAGAAATAGAAAAGGTTAATTTAAAACCTCATATTACGCGTCTTATCATTGCTGCTTGTATGGCCGTACCGATGATGATTAACATGACATTACATCGTTTTGGCATTCAAGCCTTGCCAGTATGGGTAGAGTTCATTCTTGCTACCATTGCTCAGTTCGGCCCTGGCCTTATGTTCTATAAGAGTGCGTGGAGTGCGGTAAAGAATGGCGCCCTTACCATGGATGTTCTCGTTGTAATGGGTACGACTGTTGCTTATCTATTCAGTATTTATAATTGGCAGTTCCATCCAGAACTTGGGCCTCATGGCATTTACTTTGAAACCTCAGCTTGGCTCATTACATTCATTCTTGTTGGCAAACTTTTAGAAGAAATTGCCAAGGGGCGTACCTCTGAAGCACTTCAAAAATTGATTGCCTTGCAACCAGCAACAGCTCATGTATTGCGTGACGGTGAGTTCGTAGATATTCCTACATCTAAGGTTGTAGCAGGTGATATTTTACAAGTTCGTGCAGGCGAAAAAATTCCAGTAGATGGTACTATTACTGAAGGCTATTCTACTGTAGATGAAGCTATGCTTACCGGTGAAAGTTTGCCTGTAGAAAAACAAGTGGGATCTGATGTTATCGGTGCGACTATTAACTTGAGCGGTGCTTTCACAATGGAAGCAAAACGTATCGGCTCTGATACAATGCTATCTCAAATCATCAAGGTCGTAGAGGAAGCTCAAACCTCTAAAGCAAGTATTCAACGTATTGCAGATATCGTAGCTCAATACTTCGTGCCTACTGTTATCGGCCTTTCTGTTTTGACCGGCCTCGTATGGTACTTCATTATGGGCGACTCTATTAATGTAGCTCTCATTAATGCTACAGCAGTGCTTGTTATCGCTTGTCCTTGTGCACTTGGTCTCGCTACACCAACATCTATCATGGTAGGCTCTGGCTTAGGCGCGGAGCATGGCGTCCTTATCAAGAGTGCAGAATATCTTGAAAAAGCTGGTAAACTCGATGCCATCGTTATGGATAAAACTGGCACACTTACACAAGGTGTTCTTGATGTAACGGCTTTCAAAAACTATAATGGTGATGAAAGTAGAAATATGTCCCTTATGATGGCTCTTGAAAGTGGTACATCTCATCCGATTGCAAAGGCTATGGTTTATTATGGCGAAGATCATGGTTATAAAGGTAAAGCTGTAGAACTTGAAAGCTTCGGTGATGTACCTGGTAAAGGATTGCAAGGTGCTTATCAAGGCCTTTCTGTACAACTAGGTCATAGCCGATGGATGTCTGAATTGGGCTATGATTTAACTACAGTACAAGATGATATTTTACATTATGAAGAACAAGGTGCATCTGTATCAGTTCTCGCTGTAGATGGCGTTATCAGTGCATTATGGGCTGTAGAAGATGAATTACGTCCAGAAACCATTGATGTTGTCAAAGAATTACATGCTCAAGGTATTGATGTATGGATGCTCACAGGTGATAATCGTCGTACTGCTCAATATATTGCAAAACAAGCGGGTATTACTCATGTAATTGCTGAAGTATTACCTCAAGATAAGGCTAGCAAGGTAAAAGAGTTGCAAGATAAAGGCCTTGTAGTTGGTATGGTTGGTGACGGTATCAACGATGCGCCAGCTCTCGTAACTGCAGATATTGGTTTTGCTATCGGTAGTGGTACTGATATTGCTGTAGAAGCAGCAGATATTGTTCTTGTAAGAAATGACTTGCATACATTAGTACAAGCTGTACGCCTCAGTCGTAAGACAATGACAAATATTAAACAAAATCTATTCTGGGCATTGATCTTTAACTGCATTGGTATTCCATTGGCTGCTATCGGTGCATTAAATCCTATGATTGCAGGCACAGCAATGGCATTTAGCTCTGTAACCGTTGTGGGTAACTCTCTTCGTTTGAAACGAGCTAAGATTTAA
- the carB gene encoding carbamoyl-phosphate synthase large subunit gives MTTEAKKVLVIGSGPIIIGQAAEFDYAGTQACRSLREEGYKVVLVNSNPATIMTDTDIADRVYVEPISLEFVTEVIKKERPWGLLATLGGQVGLNMAVQLSEAGVLEEYGVKLLGTTLEAIKQAEDRELFKEAMKEINQPVPESDIFNDLEEAVAFANRIGYPIIIRPAYTLGGTGGGIAHNEDEMYEITRRGLKLSPIHQILAERSVAGWKEIEYEVMRDSADNCIIVCNMENIDPVGVHTGDSIVVAPSQTLNDIQYQMLRTASVEIIRYLKIEGGCNVQYALNPNSNEYIVIEVNPRVSRSSALASKATGYPIAKVAAKIAVGMTLDQITNAVTGETKACFEPTLDYVVTKFPRWPFEKFNLADRTLGTQMKATGEVMAIDRSLEGSLLKAIRSLEIGLDHIELKKISHESMEQLIERLHLVDDERIYVVAEALRKGISVEKIHYITKIDTFFIEKIKNIVNVEKALAEHGLTEDVLRKAKRYSFTDSVIARYANTTVEEVRAKRKEWNILPTYKYVDTCAAEFESKTPYYYSAYAQEDEVKPLGEKSVVVLGSGPIRIGQGVEFDYCSVHSSWALRKAGYQSIMINNNPETVSTDFDISDSLYFEPLTVDDVMEIIEKEKPAGVIAQFGGQTAINLAGPLAKRGVKILGTSVDSIDMAEDRERFDELLAKLGIPRPVGALVTSDEEAQAAAKNLKYPLIVRPSYVLGGRAMEIVYNDKELDVYMKEAVVASKEHPVLIDRYMVGMEVEVDAISDGTDVCIPGIMEQIERAGVHSGDSMAVYPAQHLSQEIIDQIVDYTRRIAIGLNVKGVLNIQYIVADGELNVIEVNPRSSRTVPFISKVTGINMVECATRIALGESLKDLGLPLGLVPNKPYVAVKAPVFSFSKMGLVEIALGPEMKSTGEVMGIGRTYSEALFKAINGANMRIPEDGTILMTVADRDKEEASQLAKGFIELGYHIEATGGTGKYFKEHGVDCKVVNKISEGDDNCADHIRQDKVDLVLNTLTAGKRPEREGFQLRRLAVEMGTPCLTSLDTAREVLRVVANRKDDANYNVEALQDFELE, from the coding sequence ATGACCACAGAAGCAAAAAAAGTACTTGTAATTGGTTCTGGTCCAATTATTATCGGCCAAGCTGCAGAGTTTGACTATGCTGGTACACAAGCATGCCGTTCCCTTCGTGAAGAAGGTTATAAAGTAGTATTGGTTAACTCCAATCCTGCTACAATTATGACCGATACAGATATTGCAGACCGCGTATATGTAGAACCGATTAGTCTTGAATTCGTAACAGAAGTAATTAAAAAAGAACGCCCTTGGGGCTTATTGGCTACATTGGGTGGCCAAGTAGGTCTTAATATGGCCGTACAATTGTCTGAAGCTGGCGTATTAGAAGAATACGGTGTAAAACTTCTAGGTACAACACTTGAAGCTATTAAACAAGCAGAAGACCGTGAACTCTTCAAAGAAGCGATGAAGGAAATCAATCAACCAGTTCCTGAATCCGATATCTTTAACGATCTTGAAGAAGCGGTAGCCTTTGCTAATCGCATTGGTTATCCTATCATTATCCGTCCTGCTTACACATTGGGCGGTACTGGTGGTGGTATTGCGCATAATGAAGATGAAATGTATGAAATTACACGCCGTGGTTTGAAACTTTCACCAATTCACCAGATCCTAGCAGAACGTTCTGTAGCAGGCTGGAAAGAAATCGAATACGAAGTAATGCGCGATAGTGCAGATAACTGTATCATCGTATGTAATATGGAAAATATCGATCCTGTAGGCGTACATACTGGTGACTCCATTGTTGTGGCACCAAGCCAAACATTGAACGATATTCAATACCAAATGCTTCGTACTGCTTCTGTAGAAATTATTCGTTATTTGAAAATCGAAGGTGGTTGTAACGTACAATACGCGTTGAATCCAAATAGCAATGAATATATCGTTATCGAAGTAAACCCTCGTGTATCCCGTTCCTCTGCATTAGCATCTAAAGCAACTGGCTATCCAATTGCGAAGGTAGCTGCAAAAATTGCAGTAGGCATGACATTGGATCAAATTACAAATGCTGTAACAGGTGAAACAAAAGCGTGCTTCGAACCTACTCTGGACTATGTAGTAACGAAATTCCCACGTTGGCCATTTGAAAAATTCAATTTGGCAGACCGCACATTGGGTACTCAAATGAAGGCTACTGGCGAAGTTATGGCTATCGATCGCTCCTTGGAAGGCTCCTTGCTTAAAGCAATTCGTTCCTTGGAAATTGGTTTAGACCATATTGAGCTAAAGAAAATCTCTCATGAGTCTATGGAACAATTGATTGAACGTTTACATTTAGTAGATGATGAACGTATCTATGTTGTAGCAGAAGCACTTCGCAAGGGCATTAGTGTAGAGAAAATTCACTACATTACAAAAATTGATACATTCTTTATTGAAAAAATCAAAAACATTGTTAATGTAGAAAAGGCATTGGCTGAACATGGTTTAACAGAGGATGTATTGCGCAAAGCAAAACGTTATTCCTTCACTGATTCTGTTATCGCCCGTTATGCTAATACAACTGTAGAAGAGGTTCGTGCAAAACGTAAAGAATGGAACATTCTTCCAACATATAAATATGTAGATACATGTGCTGCCGAATTCGAATCTAAAACACCGTACTACTACAGTGCTTATGCACAAGAAGACGAAGTTAAACCATTAGGTGAAAAATCCGTTGTCGTACTTGGTTCCGGTCCAATTCGTATCGGTCAAGGCGTAGAGTTTGACTACTGCTCCGTACATTCCTCCTGGGCACTTCGTAAAGCGGGTTACCAATCTATTATGATCAACAATAACCCAGAAACAGTGTCTACTGACTTTGATATTTCTGATTCCTTGTACTTCGAACCATTAACAGTGGACGATGTAATGGAAATCATCGAGAAAGAGAAACCAGCTGGTGTTATTGCTCAGTTTGGTGGTCAAACAGCTATCAACTTGGCAGGTCCATTGGCTAAGCGCGGTGTAAAAATTCTCGGGACATCCGTAGATAGCATCGACATGGCGGAAGACCGTGAACGTTTTGATGAATTATTGGCAAAACTTGGTATTCCTCGTCCAGTAGGTGCTCTTGTAACTTCTGATGAAGAAGCGCAAGCAGCTGCTAAAAACTTGAAATATCCATTAATCGTTCGTCCTTCCTATGTATTGGGCGGTCGTGCCATGGAAATCGTATACAACGATAAAGAACTCGATGTATACATGAAGGAAGCCGTAGTAGCATCTAAGGAACATCCAGTACTTATCGACCGTTACATGGTTGGTATGGAGGTAGAGGTTGACGCTATTTCCGATGGTACTGATGTTTGTATCCCTGGCATTATGGAACAAATCGAACGCGCCGGTGTTCACTCTGGTGACTCCATGGCCGTTTATCCAGCTCAACATTTAAGTCAAGAAATTATCGATCAAATTGTTGATTATACACGCCGTATTGCAATTGGCCTTAATGTCAAAGGTGTACTTAACATCCAATATATCGTGGCTGATGGTGAACTTAACGTAATCGAAGTTAACCCTCGTTCTAGCCGTACTGTACCATTCATTTCTAAGGTTACAGGCATCAATATGGTAGAATGTGCAACACGCATTGCTCTTGGTGAAAGCTTAAAAGATTTGGGCTTGCCACTCGGTCTTGTACCTAATAAACCATATGTAGCTGTAAAAGCACCTGTATTCTCCTTCTCCAAAATGGGCCTTGTAGAAATCGCTCTTGGACCTGAAATGAAATCTACTGGTGAAGTTATGGGGATTGGTCGTACTTATTCTGAAGCATTGTTTAAAGCTATCAATGGTGCCAATATGCGTATCCCAGAAGATGGTACAATTCTTATGACCGTAGCAGACCGCGATAAAGAGGAAGCTAGCCAATTGGCAAAAGGCTTCATCGAATTGGGCTATCACATCGAAGCAACTGGCGGTACTGGTAAATACTTCAAAGAACATGGTGTTGACTGCAAGGTAGTTAACAAAATCTCTGAAGGTGATGACAACTGTGCTGACCACATTCGTCAAGATAAAGTAGATCTTGTACTTAACACATTGACGGCAGGTAAACGCCCTGAACGTGAAGGCTTCCAATTGCGTCGTCTTGCTGTAGAAATGGGTACACCATGTTTGACAAGTCTCGATACAGCACGTGAAGTATTGCGCGTTGTAGCTAATCGTAAAGATGATGCTAACTACAATGTAGAAGCATTACAAGATTTTGAATTGGAGTAA
- a CDS encoding LysR family transcriptional regulator, translating to MDTSYYHNFITLVQTGNMTQAAEILHITQPALSKQLKYLEAEFGAQLINIKRGQRGSNLQLTDAGKIFYQKAQQLCSIEESTYNAVQQLNSRIEGTLRIATSASRSTPIVQQYLPAFSMKYPSVHFEIYEGLMTNVVNQLINGNAELGIANIQMVDTDKFDILLTQEEHLYAIFRRDVFWIDREHDTITWDDIKKCPLSLSGGSVRMIMQSSLTDMDQLNAVAITTTKSSAIEWASSGRTVSLVPMDAKELINHRKMARIKLPEFSGDFKKAFITLKGHALSPVAQQFIDFYKAYV from the coding sequence ATGGATACATCTTACTACCACAATTTTATTACCCTCGTTCAAACGGGCAATATGACTCAGGCCGCAGAGATTCTTCATATTACACAACCAGCTTTAAGTAAACAATTAAAGTATTTAGAAGCTGAATTTGGAGCTCAACTCATAAATATCAAGCGCGGCCAACGAGGATCAAACTTACAACTGACTGATGCGGGCAAAATTTTTTATCAAAAAGCCCAACAATTATGCTCCATTGAAGAATCAACATACAATGCAGTACAACAGTTGAACTCACGTATTGAAGGTACATTGCGAATCGCTACGTCTGCATCGCGCTCCACACCAATCGTACAACAATACTTACCAGCCTTTTCCATGAAATACCCATCAGTTCACTTCGAAATCTACGAAGGACTAATGACTAATGTGGTCAATCAACTTATTAATGGTAATGCAGAGCTGGGAATTGCAAACATTCAAATGGTAGACACTGATAAATTTGATATCCTTCTTACTCAAGAGGAACATTTATACGCTATTTTCCGCCGTGATGTATTCTGGATAGATCGTGAACATGATACCATCACATGGGATGATATCAAAAAGTGTCCTTTATCCCTCTCTGGTGGATCTGTGCGAATGATTATGCAGTCTAGCTTAACTGACATGGATCAACTGAATGCTGTTGCCATCACTACAACTAAGAGCTCTGCCATCGAATGGGCATCCTCTGGGAGAACTGTGTCTTTAGTTCCTATGGATGCAAAAGAGCTCATTAACCATCGTAAAATGGCCCGTATCAAATTGCCAGAATTCTCAGGCGATTTTAAAAAAGCATTTATTACGCTTAAAGGCCATGCTTTATCCCCTGTAGCACAGCAGTTTATTGATTTCTACAAAGCATATGTATAA
- a CDS encoding dihydroorotate dehydrogenase electron transfer subunit — protein MSGYVEQGEVVRNEQIGSDVWIMDIHAPKQAAEAKVGQFCNVRVADSTAPLLRRPISYAGFDAQKGIITLLYRVVGKGTEIMTRLVPGDTLDCLGPLGEPFVTSKNMLLVGGGVGIAPMLCIASHLKEGEEAQVILGFRNESETFWADLFKDTPVKVHITTDDGSVGTKGFPTAIMPELINANTFTSVMTCGPTPMMKGVAQVAKELNVPCQVSLEERMGCGTGGCLGCACDGAGGKRYKVCKDGPVFPAEEVFF, from the coding sequence ATGAGTGGATATGTAGAACAGGGCGAAGTCGTTCGCAATGAGCAAATAGGCTCTGATGTGTGGATTATGGATATTCACGCACCAAAACAAGCAGCAGAAGCAAAGGTAGGACAGTTTTGTAATGTTCGCGTAGCGGACTCTACGGCGCCATTATTGCGTCGCCCTATTAGCTATGCTGGATTCGATGCACAAAAGGGTATTATTACCCTTTTGTATCGCGTCGTAGGTAAGGGGACTGAAATTATGACACGTCTCGTACCTGGCGATACACTAGATTGTTTAGGACCTCTAGGGGAACCATTTGTAACATCTAAGAATATGCTTCTCGTTGGCGGTGGTGTTGGCATTGCACCAATGCTATGTATCGCATCCCATTTGAAAGAAGGGGAAGAGGCACAAGTTATTCTTGGTTTTAGAAATGAAAGCGAAACCTTCTGGGCAGATCTATTCAAAGATACGCCTGTTAAAGTACACATCACGACTGATGATGGTAGCGTAGGTACGAAAGGTTTCCCTACAGCGATCATGCCAGAACTTATTAACGCTAATACGTTCACATCTGTTATGACTTGTGGTCCTACACCGATGATGAAGGGAGTCGCACAAGTTGCTAAAGAGCTCAATGTACCATGCCAAGTATCTCTTGAAGAACGCATGGGATGTGGTACAGGCGGTTGCTTAGGCTGCGCTTGTGACGGTGCCGGTGGCAAACGTTATAAAGTTTGTAAAGATGGTCCTGTATTCCCAGCTGAGGAGGTGTTCTTTTAA
- a CDS encoding ECF transporter S component translates to MKLKTRDIVYIGFIAALCAVATTIRIEIPGGAMVHLGSAALFTSSILFGGLYGGLGAAIGSALFDLFGGHTQYIVFSFFIKGIAGLIVGGMTAGYLPPSITKPTASFTRILSALIIGTIWTAFGYFLAWWFVLESAAVAASKIQYSLITSAAGIVVAIVLTPKLQSVVRRLFTKN, encoded by the coding sequence ATGAAATTAAAGACGCGCGATATTGTATATATCGGATTTATTGCTGCCTTATGTGCAGTAGCAACAACAATTCGCATCGAAATACCGGGTGGTGCAATGGTTCACTTAGGATCTGCTGCATTATTTACATCATCCATTCTATTTGGTGGTTTATATGGTGGTTTAGGAGCGGCGATTGGCTCCGCATTATTTGATCTTTTTGGTGGTCATACACAGTATATTGTATTCTCGTTCTTTATTAAAGGTATTGCGGGCCTTATTGTTGGCGGTATGACAGCAGGCTATTTGCCACCATCCATTACAAAGCCAACAGCATCCTTTACACGTATTTTGAGTGCTTTAATTATTGGCACAATTTGGACTGCCTTTGGTTATTTCCTTGCATGGTGGTTTGTTCTTGAAAGTGCAGCAGTAGCGGCAAGTAAAATTCAATATTCTTTGATTACAAGTGCAGCTGGTATTGTGGTAGCTATCGTATTGACACCTAAATTGCAATCTGTAGTTCGTAGATTATTTACAAAGAACTAA
- a CDS encoding dihydroorotate dehydrogenase: MSERDLNNTVTPNPKLAVDYCGIKMKNPIIAASGTFGNGPEYAGYLDLSNEVGAISVKGLTPKGRHGNPGPRIAETPSGVLNCIGLENPGAEHFVTDILPDLKKYDVPLLANMSAGTIDEFAWMAETLSVDGIAGLEVNVSCPNVECEGMAFGVDPKVVEQVTKAVRKVTDKPVIVKLSPNVTDIVEIAKAVEAGGGDGVSLINTILGMAIDIHRRKPVLGNIYGGLSGPAVKPVALRMVHQVYKGVNIPIMGLGGIMTGTDAIEFMMAGAQAVQVGTATMVDPTAISRIAREMGDYVEQYNLNSITDIVGAVHQEK, encoded by the coding sequence ATGAGTGAACGCGATTTAAATAACACCGTTACGCCTAATCCAAAGCTTGCTGTAGATTACTGCGGGATTAAGATGAAAAATCCTATTATTGCTGCATCTGGTACCTTTGGTAATGGTCCTGAGTATGCTGGTTATTTAGACCTTAGCAATGAAGTAGGTGCTATATCTGTAAAAGGTTTAACACCTAAAGGTCGTCACGGCAATCCTGGACCTCGTATCGCAGAAACACCGTCTGGTGTCTTAAACTGTATTGGCCTCGAAAATCCCGGGGCAGAACATTTTGTGACAGATATTTTACCGGACCTCAAGAAATACGATGTACCATTGCTTGCTAATATGTCTGCAGGTACAATTGATGAATTTGCATGGATGGCAGAGACCTTATCTGTAGACGGTATTGCAGGCCTAGAGGTTAATGTATCGTGTCCAAATGTAGAATGTGAAGGAATGGCTTTTGGTGTAGATCCAAAGGTAGTAGAACAAGTTACAAAAGCTGTTCGTAAAGTAACAGATAAGCCTGTTATTGTAAAACTGTCGCCAAATGTTACAGATATTGTGGAGATCGCTAAAGCTGTAGAAGCTGGTGGCGGTGACGGGGTAAGTCTTATTAATACAATTCTCGGTATGGCCATAGATATCCATCGTCGTAAACCTGTATTGGGGAATATTTATGGTGGCTTATCTGGGCCAGCTGTTAAACCTGTTGCTCTTCGCATGGTGCATCAAGTATATAAAGGGGTAAATATTCCTATTATGGGCCTTGGCGGTATTATGACTGGCACTGATGCTATCGAATTCATGATGGCTGGTGCTCAAGCCGTTCAAGTTGGCACTGCTACGATGGTTGATCCAACGGCTATTTCACGTATTGCTCGTGAGATGGGTGATTATGTGGAACAATATAATCTTAATAGTATTACTGATATAGTAGGTGCTGTACATCAAGAGAAATAA
- a CDS encoding YigZ family protein: protein MCESISPIVEFTTVAKEFRHEYVVEKSRFITTICPCSTEEEAQAFIGRINKEFWDARHNCTAFALGPKQEQQRSSDNGEPSGTAGKPMLEVLKKTGITNVAVVVTRYFGGIKLGAGGLIRAYSHSVAETLRLAPKELHTTRTQLQATIDYALYGAIERYVQDQKLHYESNFGEHVDITILVPPTDVERIQKELQDMSHGAATCTILDSIEVVLPLEQ, encoded by the coding sequence ATGTGTGAATCAATAAGCCCTATAGTAGAATTTACTACAGTAGCGAAGGAATTTCGCCATGAATATGTTGTGGAGAAGTCGCGTTTTATCACAACTATATGCCCTTGTTCTACAGAAGAGGAAGCGCAGGCTTTTATTGGACGTATCAACAAAGAATTTTGGGATGCACGCCATAATTGTACAGCCTTTGCATTAGGACCAAAACAAGAACAACAGCGCTCTTCTGACAATGGTGAACCATCTGGTACAGCAGGCAAACCTATGTTAGAAGTACTCAAAAAAACAGGTATTACCAATGTAGCGGTCGTAGTAACCCGTTATTTTGGAGGCATCAAATTAGGTGCAGGTGGTTTGATTCGTGCATATTCACACTCCGTTGCGGAAACCTTACGTCTTGCCCCTAAAGAACTACACACAACACGAACTCAGCTGCAGGCTACCATCGACTATGCCTTATATGGAGCCATTGAAAGATATGTGCAAGATCAAAAATTGCATTATGAATCAAACTTTGGTGAACATGTAGATATAACCATCTTAGTGCCACCAACTGATGTAGAGCGCATACAAAAAGAGCTCCAAGACATGAGTCATGGAGCTGCTACTTGTACTATATTAGATTCTATTGAAGTGGTGCTACCGCTAGAACAATAA